In a single window of the Gadus macrocephalus chromosome 6, ASM3116895v1 genome:
- the c7a gene encoding complement component C7: MCSESLIMFTMKTLGISLAGRVWLILLYFASTGLCLQRIHCRWGSFGEWSACDPCTKLQSRSRTMVVYAQFDGNLCGGEPNEKRACETTQHCPLGDGCRNRFRCLSGKCISLSLVCNGDQDCEGDSLDEGTCEVRQISCQSAHQTPPNIQNLGVGFDIVTGKERGIVMNTQSFGAQCRHIEGLTTNVVYRVPLSTLSYNYAVKVEKDLSEELFASHWEYSKKNVYRQTVTGTTTGSTFKDSSEKQSRDKKTTLLVLKSNIEVARFQNQAPQYIPISEAFWKALSGLPAVYDYTAYRAIVERFGTHYRSEGSLGGYLKAFMYVSKDRFTASASKSYKYKECDKPKEFILFVPFSRETCTDDEDQTSSRSDGKNDIPLLLKIEVEGGLHITRMYNLSEPAKNLIAYSDWADSVISFPVVIKQKLRPMFELVKEVPCAGVKKLHLRMAIEQYDAETHPCHCQPCWNNGLPVREGSKCTCVCKPGTSGFGCQTGSELEGQQGVIHGSWSCWSQWTSCSGNRRSRSRVCSNPSPLNGGLQCIGEASERSECVDQDLEYFRTQEPECFDFSMPPKQKCGPPPVLINGFVLDPKDVYLVGKKLEYRCITGYHLVGNAIIECMEDQTWSQRPGTCEASNCVAAVLTEGVMASPLKGLYRIGEKVTLSCPPGKQILGETEMICDPSLLFSPSPESVRCIEGTIVTARAATAQCQPWEKSSRGKCVCRFPYECMPSLEVCAALTQRGPVLLSVCKLHALQCLGKNHTLIENSFCEWPVRDTADACGSCGIWEACNDQTNTCRCKEASECLGHEVSVCALVGDDDSTPAATMSECEAGRRRCTGEKVTVLSLQPCGPM; this comes from the exons ATGTGTTCAGAATCACTCATCATGTTCACCATGAAG acTTTAGGAATCAGTTTGGCCGGTAGGGTGTGGCTGATTCTCTTGTACTTCGCATCCACAGG ACTTTGTCTACAGAGGATCCATTGCAGGTGGGGTAGTTTTGGAGAATGGTCTGCATGTGATCCATGTACCAAATTGCAG TCGAGGAGCCGTACCATGGTAGTATATGCTCAGTTTGACGGGAATCTCTGTGGTGGGGAGCCCAACGAGAAAAGGGCATGTGAGACCACGCAACACTGCCCCCTGGGGGATGGATGCAGAAACAGGTTCCGATGCCTATCAG gaaagTGTATCAGTTTGTCCCTTGTGTGTAACGGCGACCAGGACTGCGAGGGAGACAGCTTGGACGAAGGTACATGTGAAGTCAGACAGATCAGTTGTCAATCTGCACATCAAACGCCGCCAAACATTCAGAACCTTGGCGTTGG GTTTGATATTGTGACCGGCAAGGAGAGGGGGATTGTGATGAACACGCAGAGCTTCGGCGCTCAGTGTCGTCATATCGAAGGTCTGACAACCAACGTAGTCTACAGAGTACCCCTGAGCACCCTGAGCTACAACTATGCG GTTAAGGTTGAGAAAGACTTGAGCGAGGAGTTGTTCGCTAGCCATTGGGAATATTCCAAGAAAAATGTCTACAGACAGACCGTGACCGGCACCACCACCGGATCCACCTTCAAAGACTCCTCTGAAAAACAGTCCCGAGACAAG AAAACTACACTGCTAGTCTTAAAGAGTAACATAGAGGTGGCTAGGTTCCAAAACCAAGCCCCGCAGTACATCCCTATATCCGAGGCCTTCTGGAAGGCTCTGAGTGGCTTGCCGGCGGTCTACGACTATACAGCGTACCGTGCGATCGTGGAACGGTTTGGAACACACTACCGCTCCGAGGGAAGCCTCGGCGGCTACCTCAAAGCCTTCATGTACGTCAGCAAAGACAGATTTACCGCAAGTG CCAGCAAATCATATAAATATAAGGAATGCGACAAACCCAAAGAGTTTATTTTGTTCGTCCCCTTCAGCAGAGAAACATGCACAGATGACGAGGATCAAACATCGAGTCGAA GCGATGGCAAGAATGACATTCCATTATTATTGAAAATTGAAGTCGAGGGAGGCCTGCACATCACAAGGATGTACAACCTCTCTGAACCGGCCAAGAACTTGATAGCCTACTCCGACTGGGCAGACTCTGTGATATCCTTTCCCGTGGTCATAAAGCAAAAG CTTCGGCCAATGTTCGAGCTGGTGAAGGAAGTGCCATGTGCTGGGGTGAAGAAGCTCCACCTGCGCATGGCCATAGAGCAGTATGATGCAGAGACACACCCCTGCCACTGCCAGCCCTGCTGGAACAACGGCCTGCCGGTCCGGGAAGGCTCTAAGTGTACATGCGTCTGCAAGCCGGGGACCTCGGGCTTTGGCTGTCAAACTGGCAGCGAATTGGAGGGCCAGCAgg GAGTGATCCACGGCAGTTGGTCCTGTTGGTCTCAGTGGACCTCATGTTCTGGGAATCGAAGGTCACGGTCCAGGGTGTGCTCCAACCCCAGTCCGCTGAACGGTGGTCTTCAATGTATCGGTGAGGCTTCTGAGAGGTCTGAGTGTGTGGACCAAGATCTAGAGTATTTCAG GACCCAGGAGCCAGAGTGCTTTGACTTTTCAATGCCACCAAAACAGAAGTGTGGCCCACCACCTGTTTTAATAAATGGCTTTGTTTTG GATCCTAAGGATGTGTACCTTGTGGGAAAGAAACTGGAGTACAGATGCATTACCGGATACCATTTGGTGGGTAACGCTATCATAGAATGTATGGAGGATCAGACATGGTCCCAGCGTCCAGGCACGTGTGAAG CCTCAAATTGCGTGGCTGCAGTCCTCACTGAGGGTGTCATGGCCTCTCCATTGAAAGGACTCTACCGCATTGGGGAGAAGGTGACCCTGTCCTGCCCACCAGGCAAGCAGATACTGGGGGAGACGGAGATGATCTGTGACCCCAGTCTGCTCTTCTCACCCAGCCCAGAAAGCGTCCGCTGTATCGAGG GGACCATTGTGACAGCTAGAGCCGCTACTGCACAATGTCAACCATGGGAGAAGTCTTCCAGAGGCAAATGTGTCTGCCGGTTCCCctatgagtgcat GCCTTCCCTAGAAGTGTGTGCCGCCCTTACTCAGAGAGGGCCTGTTCTGCTGAGCGTATGCAAACTGCACGCCTTGCAGTGTCTCGGCAAGAACCACACTCTGATCGAGAACAGTTTCTGCGAGTGGCCGGTGAGGGATACCGCAGACGCTTGTGGCAGCTGTGGCATTTGGGAGGCCTGTAATG aTCAGACCAACACGTGCCGCTGCAAGGAGGCATCAGAGTGCTTGGGTCAcgaggtcagtgtgtgtgcgctcgtcgGAGACGATGACAGCACACCTGCTGCCACTATGAGCGAGTGTGAGGCGGGCCGTCGGAGGTGTACCGGGGAGAAAGTAACGGTCCTCAGCCTGCAGCCCTGTGGCCCCATGTGA